One genomic window of Nocardioides daphniae includes the following:
- a CDS encoding glycosyltransferase family 2 protein, translating into MTAERESAGAVADVMRVVRADGTGYLSRAGIGEGVPTQRAGIAAERLLLRRATLDEVGLDPTLPSAWEFALLARVAPLTGVPLVASVGVVRHLAASSAARGLPGPRRPVSNPREVAAWADVVLNDLLVDWEAEREVIREADVVSVVIPTYADWEMTSTAVDRVVEHAAETHHRLQVVVVDNGNDPDAAVMLDLLTLKHDCVEVDHRVANLGYALGNNVAVPRLRGETVVFLNNDTEVQSRWLAPLVDALADDTVLGSQPLLLYPDGSIQCAGLAFPSTGGLAHGFLTGFPVEDAAGIEELPFHAVTGACLVMRTRDVVALRGFDPVFTNGMEDVDLCLRAAEVRPGRFTVRPDSVVVHHESRTPGRHRHYAVNRRVFLERWRGRMPQDDAELWRPAGSRSTATRSPSTSSRTATWGRRAGAGA; encoded by the coding sequence GTGACCGCCGAGCGTGAGTCGGCCGGAGCGGTCGCCGACGTGATGCGCGTGGTCCGTGCCGACGGCACCGGCTACCTCTCGCGTGCCGGCATCGGGGAGGGCGTCCCCACCCAGCGGGCCGGGATCGCCGCCGAGCGCCTGCTGCTGCGCCGCGCCACGCTGGACGAGGTCGGCCTCGATCCCACCCTGCCGTCGGCCTGGGAGTTCGCGCTGCTGGCCCGGGTCGCCCCCCTCACCGGCGTGCCGCTCGTCGCGTCGGTGGGCGTGGTCCGCCACCTCGCCGCCTCGAGCGCCGCCCGCGGCCTGCCGGGCCCCCGGCGCCCGGTCTCCAACCCGCGCGAGGTCGCCGCCTGGGCCGACGTCGTGCTCAACGACCTGCTCGTCGACTGGGAGGCCGAGCGCGAGGTCATCCGCGAGGCCGACGTCGTCTCTGTGGTGATCCCCACCTACGCCGACTGGGAGATGACCAGCACGGCCGTCGACCGGGTGGTCGAGCACGCCGCCGAGACCCACCACCGGCTCCAGGTCGTCGTCGTGGACAACGGCAACGACCCCGACGCCGCGGTGATGCTGGACCTGCTGACCCTCAAGCACGACTGCGTCGAGGTCGACCACCGGGTCGCCAACCTCGGCTACGCCCTGGGCAACAACGTGGCCGTGCCGCGCCTGCGCGGCGAGACGGTCGTCTTCCTCAACAATGACACCGAGGTGCAGTCGCGGTGGCTCGCGCCGCTGGTCGACGCGCTCGCCGATGACACGGTGCTCGGGTCGCAGCCGCTGCTGCTCTACCCAGACGGGTCGATCCAGTGCGCCGGCCTCGCCTTCCCGAGCACCGGGGGACTGGCGCACGGCTTCCTCACCGGATTCCCGGTCGAGGACGCGGCAGGGATCGAGGAGCTGCCCTTCCACGCCGTGACCGGCGCCTGCCTGGTGATGCGCACCCGCGACGTCGTCGCCCTGCGCGGCTTCGACCCCGTCTTCACCAACGGCATGGAGGACGTCGACCTCTGCCTGCGCGCCGCCGAGGTGCGCCCGGGCCGCTTCACCGTGCGCCCCGACTCCGTGGTCGTGCACCACGAGTCGCGGACGCCGGGCCGGCACCGCCACTACGCGGTCAACCGCCGGGTCTTCCTGGAGCGCTGGCGTGGTCGGATGCCCCAGGACGACGCCGAGCTGTGGCGACCCGCGGGTTCGCGGTCCACGGCCACGCGCTCTCCTTCCACCAGCTCAAGGACCGCCACCTGGGGTCGCCGAGCCGGTGCTGGTGCGTGA
- a CDS encoding AAA family ATPase, which translates to MAALVSVHSGYEAAVASALGQAADAVAVRDPSAALVAIDHLKGEDLGRAQLVVGDPDDLPRDWPALPGGAVWAVDVVVAPAELSAALTRALAKVAVVEDLEAARALVERLPDVVAVTRDGDLLGRHHAWGGSSSQPSLLEVQAAHDEAEQQLAEVTARTERLAFEISGAEARRLEAQKRVDVALAQLHESDATLAAVAEELGQYGSAVRSARGEAERLEKALAAATEAREKDLAGLVELEARLAQATDAPEEDPDTSAREELAEAARAARQGEMDARLALRTAEERARAIHGRADSLARQARAERESRAKAQARRQRLVREGRAAEAVGAATAVVLHALESSVNEAAEERASVERSRHEREEQLLTVRARLRDLTRDHDELVNSVHRDELARAQQRMRIEQLEEKAVDELGLDPQVLVDEYGPHLAVPFFGELPEGDEPPEPVPFVREEQLKRLKAAERALAQLGRVNPLALEEFSAMEERHKFLTEQLDDLKRTRKDLMDIVKEVDVRVEQVFTEAYADVEKAFDATFARLFPGGEGRLVLTDPSNMLTTGVEVEARPPGKKVKRLSLLSGGERSLVAVAFLVALFKARPSPFYILDEVEAALDDTNLGRLLQIYEELRENSQLLVITHQKRTMEVGDALYGVTMRGDGVSAVISQRLKESEPV; encoded by the coding sequence GTGGCCGCCCTGGTCAGCGTGCACTCCGGCTACGAGGCCGCGGTCGCCAGCGCGCTGGGCCAGGCGGCCGACGCGGTCGCGGTGCGCGACCCCTCCGCCGCGCTGGTTGCGATCGACCACCTCAAGGGCGAGGATCTCGGGCGCGCGCAGCTGGTGGTCGGAGACCCCGACGACCTGCCGCGCGACTGGCCCGCCCTGCCCGGCGGCGCCGTGTGGGCGGTCGACGTGGTCGTCGCCCCTGCCGAGCTGTCCGCCGCCCTCACCCGCGCCCTGGCCAAGGTGGCCGTCGTCGAGGACCTCGAGGCGGCCCGTGCGCTCGTGGAGCGACTTCCCGACGTCGTCGCGGTCACCCGTGACGGCGACCTGCTGGGTCGCCACCACGCCTGGGGTGGATCGTCGTCCCAGCCGAGCCTGCTCGAGGTCCAGGCTGCCCACGACGAGGCGGAGCAGCAGCTGGCCGAGGTGACCGCCCGCACTGAGCGGCTCGCCTTCGAGATCTCCGGGGCGGAGGCGCGCCGCCTCGAGGCCCAGAAGCGTGTCGACGTGGCCCTGGCCCAGCTGCACGAGTCCGACGCCACCCTGGCAGCGGTGGCGGAGGAGCTGGGTCAGTACGGCTCGGCCGTCCGCAGCGCCCGCGGCGAGGCCGAGCGGCTCGAGAAGGCGCTGGCTGCTGCCACCGAGGCCCGTGAGAAGGACCTGGCCGGCTTGGTGGAGCTCGAGGCCCGCCTGGCCCAGGCCACCGACGCCCCCGAGGAGGATCCGGACACCTCGGCCCGCGAGGAGCTGGCGGAGGCCGCCCGGGCCGCCCGGCAGGGGGAGATGGACGCGCGACTCGCGCTGCGTACGGCTGAGGAGCGGGCCCGTGCCATCCACGGCCGCGCCGACTCGCTGGCCCGGCAGGCGCGAGCGGAGCGGGAGAGCCGCGCCAAGGCGCAGGCCCGACGCCAGCGCCTGGTGCGCGAGGGCCGTGCGGCCGAGGCCGTCGGCGCCGCGACCGCGGTGGTGCTGCACGCCCTGGAGTCGTCGGTCAACGAGGCCGCCGAGGAGCGCGCCTCGGTGGAGCGATCGCGCCACGAGCGCGAGGAGCAGCTGCTCACCGTGCGTGCGCGTCTGCGTGACCTCACCCGCGACCACGACGAGCTGGTCAACTCGGTGCACCGCGACGAGCTGGCCCGGGCCCAGCAGCGGATGCGCATCGAGCAGCTCGAGGAGAAGGCCGTCGACGAGCTCGGGCTCGACCCGCAGGTGCTCGTCGACGAGTACGGTCCGCACCTGGCCGTGCCGTTCTTCGGCGAGCTCCCCGAGGGCGACGAGCCGCCGGAGCCGGTCCCGTTCGTCCGTGAGGAGCAGCTCAAGCGGCTCAAGGCCGCCGAGCGTGCCCTGGCCCAGCTGGGCCGGGTCAACCCGCTCGCGCTGGAGGAGTTCTCGGCGATGGAGGAGCGCCACAAGTTCCTCACCGAGCAGCTCGACGACCTCAAGCGCACGCGCAAGGACCTCATGGACATCGTCAAGGAGGTCGACGTCCGGGTGGAGCAGGTCTTCACCGAGGCCTACGCCGACGTCGAGAAGGCGTTCGACGCGACCTTCGCGCGGCTCTTCCCCGGCGGTGAGGGGAGGCTGGTGCTCACCGACCCGTCGAACATGCTCACCACCGGCGTCGAGGTCGAGGCGCGCCCGCCCGGCAAGAAGGTGAAGCGGCTCTCGCTGCTCTCCGGTGGCGAGCGCTCACTGGTCGCCGTCGCCTTCCTGGTGGCGCTCTTCAAGGCCCGGCCCTCGCCGTTCTACATCCTCGACGAGGTGGAGGCGGCGCTCGACGACACCAACCTCGGTCGTCTCCTGCAGATCTACGAGGAGCTGCGCGAGAACTCCCAGCTGCTCGTCATCACCCACCAGAAGCGGACCATGGAGGTCGGCGACGCGCTCTACGGCGTGACGATGCGGGGCGACGGCGTCTCGGCCGTGATCAGCCAGCGGCTGAAGGAGTCCGAGCCGGTCTGA
- a CDS encoding NYN domain-containing protein, which produces MSTVLVVDAANVVGSRPDGWWRDRAGAARRLHEQLLTGDTPHDEIVLVLEGGAKGGVRAGRDQHVRTVHAPKDGDSEIERQTRAAIEAGHRVTVITADNFLRARVQGMGAMAMSPSWLLDHL; this is translated from the coding sequence GTGAGCACCGTTCTCGTCGTCGATGCAGCCAACGTGGTCGGGAGTCGTCCGGACGGCTGGTGGAGGGACCGCGCGGGTGCCGCTAGGCGGCTCCACGAGCAGCTGCTGACGGGCGACACGCCCCACGACGAGATCGTCCTGGTCCTCGAGGGCGGCGCCAAGGGCGGCGTGAGGGCGGGGCGCGACCAGCACGTACGCACGGTGCACGCGCCGAAGGACGGCGACTCCGAGATCGAGCGTCAGACCCGGGCGGCGATCGAGGCGGGCCACCGGGTCACCGTGATCACGGCCGACAACTTCCTCAGGGCGCGGGTCCAGGGGATGGGTGCGATGGCGATGAGCCCGAGCTGGTTGCTCGACCACCTGTGA
- a CDS encoding P-II family nitrogen regulator, with translation MKLVTAVIKPHKWEDVREALETFGVAGMTVSEVSGYGRQKGHTEVYRGAEYDIALVPKIRIEIVVEDSDAADIVDIVVKTAQTGRIGDGKVWVMPVDSVVRVRTGDKDEAAL, from the coding sequence ATGAAGCTCGTCACCGCAGTCATCAAGCCCCACAAGTGGGAGGACGTCCGAGAGGCCCTCGAGACCTTCGGAGTCGCCGGGATGACGGTCTCCGAGGTCAGCGGCTACGGCCGCCAGAAGGGTCACACCGAGGTCTACCGCGGCGCTGAGTACGACATCGCCCTGGTGCCCAAGATCCGCATCGAGATCGTGGTCGAGGACTCCGACGCCGCCGACATCGTCGACATCGTCGTGAAGACCGCCCAGACGGGGCGGATCGGAGACGGCAAGGTCTGGGTCATGCCGGTCGACTCCGTGGTCCGGGTCCGCACCGGGGACAAGGACGAGGCCGCTCTCTGA
- the ftsY gene encoding signal recognition particle-docking protein FtsY, whose product MDALPGWTYVLIALAILALITVAVAVTVSLRSRGGKAVPPSAPTDAGAPPPRADEAEVTAPTEVTGQEAAAPPVPEEALPTLEQPEGTASRLVRLRQRLSRSQGALGKGLLALLSRDKLDEDTWESIEDTLLTADIGVAPTTQLVDNLRTRLRVEGGEATEARRVLSEELLALVNPDLDRRLRVTGEDGKPGVVLVVGVNGVGKTTTVGKIGRILVAEDRSVVMGAADTFRAAAAEQLGTWGERVGVDVVRGPEGTDPASVAFEAVKEGIDRGVDTVLVDTAGRLQNKAGLMDELGKVKRVIEKLTPVTEVLLVLDATTGQNGMIQARVFAEAVDVTGIVLTKLDGSAKGGIVVAVQRELGVPVKLVGLGEGPDDLAPFEPQAFVDALLG is encoded by the coding sequence ATGGATGCTCTTCCTGGTTGGACCTACGTGCTGATCGCCCTGGCGATCCTGGCGCTCATCACCGTGGCGGTCGCCGTCACCGTCTCGCTCCGCTCCCGCGGTGGCAAGGCCGTTCCTCCGTCGGCCCCGACCGACGCCGGCGCGCCGCCGCCCCGGGCCGACGAGGCCGAGGTCACCGCCCCCACGGAGGTGACCGGCCAGGAGGCTGCCGCCCCGCCGGTGCCGGAGGAGGCCCTCCCGACGCTGGAGCAGCCCGAGGGCACCGCGTCCCGCCTGGTCCGCCTGCGCCAGCGGCTCTCGCGCTCCCAGGGCGCGCTGGGCAAGGGGCTGCTGGCCCTGCTCTCGCGCGACAAGCTCGACGAGGACACCTGGGAGTCGATCGAGGACACCCTGCTCACCGCCGACATCGGTGTCGCCCCGACCACGCAGCTGGTCGACAACCTGCGCACCCGGCTCCGGGTCGAGGGCGGTGAGGCCACCGAGGCCCGCCGCGTCCTCTCCGAGGAGCTGCTCGCCCTGGTCAACCCCGACCTCGACCGCCGCCTCCGGGTCACCGGCGAGGACGGCAAGCCCGGCGTCGTCCTGGTCGTCGGCGTCAACGGCGTCGGCAAGACCACGACCGTCGGCAAGATCGGCCGCATCCTGGTGGCCGAGGACCGCTCGGTCGTCATGGGCGCCGCCGACACCTTCCGCGCCGCCGCCGCCGAGCAGCTCGGCACCTGGGGCGAGCGCGTCGGCGTCGACGTGGTCCGCGGCCCGGAGGGCACCGACCCGGCCAGCGTCGCCTTCGAGGCCGTCAAGGAGGGCATCGACCGCGGCGTCGACACCGTCCTGGTCGACACGGCCGGCCGACTGCAGAACAAGGCCGGCCTCATGGACGAGCTCGGCAAGGTCAAGCGCGTCATCGAGAAGCTCACCCCGGTCACCGAGGTGCTGCTGGTCCTCGACGCCACCACCGGACAGAACGGGATGATCCAGGCCCGCGTCTTCGCCGAGGCCGTCGACGTCACCGGCATCGTGCTCACCAAGCTCGACGGCTCGGCCAAGGGCGGCATCGTGGTCGCCGTCCAGCGCGAGCTGGGCGTGCCGGTCAAGCTCGTGGGCCTGGGCGAGGGTCCCGACGACCTCGCCCCCTTCGAGCCGCAGGCCTTCGTCGACGCCCTGCTGGGCTGA
- a CDS encoding glycosyltransferase, whose amino-acid sequence MLQATDHRLFHPDRAIPDTGHPVLFVGSARGVYRPMVRDAVEQGLPLSLYGTEWERLVPKRVLKGNYLANAELGAAYRSAGVVLNDHWDDMRSDGFLSNRLFDAVASGARVLTDDVAGLGDLFGRSVQVVRTPEDLVRLSSLADPDAVFGDDEERRATAERIRREHSFEARARRLVELAVELRAARGFDR is encoded by the coding sequence TTGCTCCAGGCCACCGACCACCGGCTCTTCCACCCCGACCGGGCCATCCCCGACACGGGCCACCCCGTGCTCTTCGTGGGCAGTGCCCGCGGCGTCTACCGCCCGATGGTCCGCGACGCGGTCGAGCAGGGTCTTCCGCTCTCCCTCTACGGCACCGAGTGGGAGCGGCTCGTGCCGAAGCGGGTGCTCAAGGGCAACTACCTCGCCAACGCCGAGCTCGGTGCCGCCTACCGCTCTGCCGGCGTGGTGCTCAACGACCACTGGGACGACATGCGCAGCGACGGCTTCCTGTCGAACCGCCTCTTCGACGCGGTCGCCAGCGGCGCCCGGGTGCTCACCGACGACGTCGCCGGCCTCGGCGACCTCTTCGGACGCTCGGTGCAGGTCGTGCGGACGCCCGAGGACCTCGTACGCCTGAGCTCGCTCGCCGACCCCGACGCGGTCTTCGGCGACGACGAGGAGCGACGGGCGACCGCCGAGCGGATCCGCCGTGAGCACTCGTTCGAGGCGCGCGCCCGCCGCCTGGTGGAGCTGGCCGTCGAGCTGCGGGCCGCGCGCGGCTTCGACCGCTGA
- a CDS encoding ammonium transporter → MLVSASFVLMMTTPALALFYGGMSRSKSVLNMMMMSFSSLGIVGIIYVLWGWSMSYGDQDVAMLFNNPFETFGLKGVSGVDYIFVGFQLTFAVITAALISGAVADRLKFSAWVLFLPLWVTFSYFPLAHMVWGGGFLSGEDGALADLIGGAAPVDYAGGTVVHINAGVAGLVLALMLGKRLGFGKEPIKPHNLPLTMIGAGLLWLGWYGFNVGSIVFAADGTDESNAIFLSETSLVWLNTTVAAAAAVVGWMVIEKIRHGKATSLGAASGVVAGLVAITPACGALSPIGAIILGLVSGALCALAVGLKYKLGFDDALDVVGVHLVGGLVGTVGIGFLATTGGVFYGDGAKLLLTQVVIALFAMVWSAVFTFLVALLVKLVIGLRVDEEAEIEGVDFSEHGETGYDFGTAVGRGRSVLGTTTSDKVKEGASA, encoded by the coding sequence ATGCTGGTCTCAGCGTCCTTCGTCCTGATGATGACCACGCCCGCGCTGGCGTTGTTCTACGGCGGCATGAGCCGCAGCAAGTCCGTGCTGAACATGATGATGATGTCGTTCAGCTCGCTCGGCATCGTCGGCATCATCTACGTCCTGTGGGGCTGGTCGATGTCCTACGGTGACCAGGACGTCGCCATGCTCTTCAACAACCCCTTCGAGACCTTCGGCCTCAAGGGCGTCAGCGGTGTCGACTACATCTTCGTCGGCTTCCAGCTCACCTTCGCGGTCATCACCGCTGCGCTGATCAGCGGCGCGGTGGCCGACCGCCTCAAGTTCTCCGCCTGGGTGCTCTTCCTGCCCCTGTGGGTCACCTTCTCCTACTTCCCCCTGGCCCACATGGTCTGGGGCGGCGGCTTCCTCTCGGGTGAGGACGGCGCCCTCGCCGACCTCATCGGCGGTGCGGCCCCGGTCGACTACGCCGGTGGAACGGTCGTCCACATCAACGCCGGTGTCGCGGGTCTCGTCCTGGCCCTGATGCTCGGCAAGCGCCTCGGCTTCGGCAAGGAGCCGATCAAGCCCCACAACCTGCCGCTCACCATGATCGGTGCCGGTCTGCTGTGGCTCGGCTGGTACGGCTTCAACGTCGGCTCGATCGTCTTCGCCGCTGACGGCACCGACGAGTCCAACGCGATCTTCCTCTCCGAGACCAGCCTGGTCTGGCTGAACACCACCGTCGCTGCTGCTGCCGCCGTCGTCGGCTGGATGGTCATCGAGAAGATCCGCCACGGCAAGGCCACCTCGCTCGGCGCCGCCTCCGGTGTCGTCGCCGGTCTGGTCGCCATCACCCCGGCCTGTGGCGCCCTGTCGCCGATCGGTGCGATCATCCTCGGCCTGGTCTCCGGTGCGCTCTGCGCCCTGGCCGTCGGCCTGAAGTACAAGCTCGGCTTCGACGACGCGCTCGACGTCGTGGGCGTCCACCTCGTCGGTGGTCTGGTCGGCACGGTCGGCATCGGCTTCCTCGCCACCACCGGTGGTGTCTTCTACGGTGACGGTGCCAAGCTGCTCCTCACCCAGGTCGTCATCGCCCTCTTCGCCATGGTCTGGTCCGCGGTCTTCACCTTCCTGGTGGCGCTGCTGGTCAAGCTGGTCATCGGCCTCCGGGTCGACGAGGAGGCCGAGATCGAGGGCGTGGACTTCTCCGAGCACGGTGAGACCGGCTACGACTTCGGCACCGCCGTCGGCCGTGGTCGCAGCGTCCTCGGCACCACCACCTCCGACAAGGTCAAGGAAGGAGCGAGCGCATGA
- a CDS encoding [protein-PII] uridylyltransferase, translating into MGLTRVRPTPQEASMSAEQRAVRTEIADDVCRAAYAQASGPDTGVALVAVGGYGRGELAPYSDLDVVLVHDDDVQLGSVASDVWYPLWDSGFKIDHAVRTFSQMISAADADARVALGLLDIRHLAGDANLTLRLRTTVLAGWRRTARERLGAVRSLVDKRHQAVGELAHASVPDLKESAGGLRDATVLRALVASWLVDVPHADLERGRRGLLDVRDHLHEITGRAGDRVPPEAWTPLAEALGLEDAEAAQRHVRMLGRRVAHLSRLTWHRAEAVSSVRPRRGGRRPQLTPLAPGVSESAGEVVLDGRVAPADDPLLLLRAAAEAAERGLLLSPVSAARLVAECPPLPTPWPLGARELLVRLLASGRGLLGVWETLEETGAIDQVLPEWEQIRLLPHASAIHRFTVDRHVVETCIEASRLIRRVARPDLLMVAALLHDIGKGQTIDHSVAGEQVVGPVAARMGFDAEDCATLATLVRWHLLLSETATTRDPDDPVTQEEVAAKVGSRLTLSLLAALTEADALAASVKAWSTWRAQLVQSLAARVDRLLEARTVPQPEVGTPEVAVPDELAAGRTTVHFEVVPGASGATVTVVAPDRVGLLADVSAVLALQKAGVRRARVWSQGEWGVSVWDVAHDSLDPALLRRRFDLVASGEGGVERLRMPADDTLEPSVQVRPEASRRATVLEVRAGDRPGLLHTVLSAVAARGMTVRSAHVDTLGPQAVDVFYLCELGADALGDERAAEAAHAVRRALAGGTDREMERAW; encoded by the coding sequence GTGGGCCTGACTCGTGTCCGCCCCACACCCCAGGAGGCCAGCATGAGCGCCGAGCAACGCGCGGTCCGCACCGAGATCGCCGACGACGTCTGCCGGGCGGCGTACGCCCAGGCGAGCGGCCCCGACACCGGTGTCGCCCTGGTCGCCGTCGGCGGCTACGGTCGCGGCGAGCTGGCGCCCTACTCCGACCTCGACGTGGTCCTGGTGCACGACGACGACGTCCAACTCGGCAGCGTCGCCTCCGACGTCTGGTATCCGCTGTGGGACTCAGGGTTCAAGATCGACCACGCCGTCCGCACCTTCTCCCAGATGATCAGCGCGGCCGACGCCGACGCCCGGGTCGCGCTGGGCCTGCTGGACATCCGGCACCTGGCCGGTGACGCCAACCTGACCCTGCGCCTGCGCACCACCGTGCTGGCGGGGTGGCGTCGTACGGCCCGTGAGCGCCTCGGCGCGGTGCGGTCCCTGGTCGACAAGCGCCACCAGGCCGTCGGCGAGCTGGCCCACGCCTCCGTGCCCGACCTGAAGGAGTCCGCGGGCGGCCTGCGCGACGCCACCGTCCTGCGGGCCCTGGTGGCGTCGTGGCTGGTCGACGTGCCGCACGCCGACCTCGAGCGTGGTCGACGCGGGCTGCTCGACGTGCGCGACCACCTCCACGAGATCACCGGCCGCGCCGGCGACAGGGTTCCGCCGGAGGCCTGGACGCCGCTCGCGGAGGCGCTCGGCCTCGAGGACGCCGAGGCCGCCCAGCGCCACGTCCGCATGCTCGGGCGGCGGGTGGCGCACCTGAGCCGGCTCACCTGGCACCGGGCCGAGGCGGTGAGCAGCGTCCGGCCGCGCCGCGGCGGACGCCGGCCCCAGCTCACCCCGCTGGCGCCGGGCGTCTCCGAGTCGGCGGGGGAGGTCGTCCTCGACGGCAGGGTCGCGCCGGCCGACGACCCGCTCCTGCTGCTGCGCGCCGCCGCCGAGGCCGCCGAGCGCGGTCTGCTCCTCTCGCCGGTCAGCGCCGCCCGACTCGTCGCCGAGTGCCCGCCGCTGCCCACGCCGTGGCCGTTGGGGGCGCGCGAGCTGCTGGTCCGCCTCCTCGCCTCCGGGCGCGGCCTGCTGGGCGTCTGGGAGACCCTGGAGGAGACCGGCGCCATCGACCAGGTGCTGCCGGAGTGGGAGCAGATCCGACTGCTGCCGCACGCCTCGGCGATCCACCGCTTCACCGTCGACCGGCACGTGGTGGAGACCTGCATCGAGGCCTCTCGGCTGATCCGTCGGGTCGCCCGGCCTGACCTGCTGATGGTGGCGGCGCTGCTGCACGACATCGGCAAGGGGCAGACGATCGACCACAGCGTCGCCGGGGAGCAGGTCGTCGGGCCGGTCGCCGCCCGGATGGGCTTCGACGCCGAGGACTGCGCGACCCTGGCCACGCTCGTACGCTGGCACCTCCTGCTCTCGGAGACGGCGACCACGCGTGACCCCGACGACCCGGTGACGCAGGAGGAGGTCGCGGCGAAGGTCGGCTCCCGGCTCACCTTGTCGCTGCTCGCCGCGCTGACCGAGGCCGACGCCCTGGCCGCGTCGGTGAAGGCGTGGTCGACCTGGCGCGCGCAGCTCGTCCAGAGCCTCGCTGCCCGGGTCGACCGGCTGCTGGAGGCACGCACCGTGCCGCAGCCCGAGGTGGGCACTCCCGAGGTCGCGGTGCCCGACGAGCTCGCGGCAGGGCGTACGACGGTGCACTTCGAGGTCGTCCCCGGCGCGTCGGGCGCCACCGTCACGGTCGTCGCGCCCGACCGGGTGGGGCTGCTCGCCGACGTCTCCGCGGTGCTGGCGCTGCAGAAGGCCGGCGTACGACGGGCCCGGGTCTGGTCGCAGGGCGAGTGGGGCGTCTCGGTCTGGGACGTCGCCCACGACTCGCTCGACCCGGCGCTGCTGCGCCGACGCTTCGACCTGGTCGCGAGTGGCGAGGGCGGGGTGGAGCGCCTCCGGATGCCCGCGGACGACACGCTCGAGCCGTCGGTGCAGGTCCGCCCGGAGGCCTCCCGGCGGGCCACCGTCCTGGAGGTCCGGGCCGGTGACCGGCCGGGGCTGCTGCACACCGTGCTCTCCGCGGTGGCCGCCCGCGGGATGACGGTCCGCTCGGCGCACGTCGACACGCTCGGTCCGCAGGCCGTCGACGTCTTCTACCTGTGCGAGCTGGGGGCCGACGCCCTGGGCGACGAGCGCGCGGCGGAGGCGGCGCACGCCGTACGTCGGGCCCTGGCCGGTGGGACGGACCGCGAGATGGAGCGCGCGTGGTGA
- a CDS encoding ScyD/ScyE family protein produces the protein MHRRTTLTAALGAAASLALAVSSTAVPAAAHAPSPGPAPWTKVASGLDNPRLLSWGGDSLYVAEAGVGGDGACIPNPEDPEAESCLGLSGAITKVTLHHRRSSQRRVVTGLPSLATAPGNEAVGPGDVVVVGKRWFATVGLGGNTEVRASLGRDAKKLGTLLTGTLKHKRWGRHGWGGTRPRVVADLAAYEAANDPDGGGEDSNPTGLALVRGGLAVTDSGGNDALLVNGWNRVSTVATFPTRLVPPPPFLPQDQDIPMESVPTSAVQGPDGAWYVSELTGFPFPPGESTVWRVPAGGGTPTAYATGLTNVTDLTWHKGKLYVVQLVDVGLLNADPAAGMPEGSLRRVERDGSTTVVAEGLPTPYGVALRGRSAYVTTCSICADGGQVVKIRLR, from the coding sequence ATGCACCGACGAACCACTCTCACCGCGGCGCTCGGCGCCGCCGCGAGCCTCGCGCTCGCCGTCAGCAGCACCGCGGTCCCGGCCGCGGCCCACGCCCCCTCCCCCGGGCCGGCTCCGTGGACCAAGGTCGCCAGCGGCCTGGACAACCCGCGGCTCCTGTCGTGGGGCGGGGACTCCCTGTACGTCGCCGAGGCAGGTGTGGGCGGTGACGGAGCCTGCATCCCGAACCCCGAGGACCCCGAGGCCGAGTCCTGCCTGGGCCTCTCCGGGGCCATCACGAAGGTCACGCTCCACCACCGGCGCAGCAGCCAGCGGCGCGTCGTCACGGGCCTCCCGTCGCTCGCGACCGCGCCCGGCAACGAGGCGGTCGGCCCGGGCGACGTGGTCGTCGTCGGCAAGCGGTGGTTCGCCACCGTCGGCCTGGGCGGCAACACCGAGGTCCGCGCGTCCCTGGGACGCGACGCGAAGAAGCTCGGCACGCTCCTCACCGGCACCCTCAAGCACAAGCGGTGGGGGCGTCACGGGTGGGGCGGGACCCGTCCGCGGGTCGTGGCCGACCTGGCCGCGTACGAGGCCGCGAACGACCCCGACGGCGGCGGCGAGGACTCCAACCCCACCGGCCTGGCGCTGGTCCGGGGTGGCCTGGCGGTGACCGACTCCGGTGGCAACGACGCCCTCCTGGTCAACGGGTGGAACCGGGTGTCGACGGTCGCCACCTTCCCGACGCGCCTGGTGCCCCCTCCGCCCTTCCTGCCCCAGGACCAGGACATCCCGATGGAGTCCGTGCCCACCTCGGCCGTCCAGGGCCCTGACGGCGCCTGGTACGTCAGCGAGCTGACCGGCTTCCCGTTCCCGCCCGGCGAGTCCACGGTCTGGCGCGTCCCGGCCGGCGGCGGCACGCCGACGGCGTACGCGACCGGCCTGACCAACGTCACCGACCTGACCTGGCACAAGGGCAAGCTGTACGTCGTGCAGCTGGTCGACGTGGGCCTGCTCAACGCCGACCCGGCCGCCGGGATGCCGGAGGGCTCGCTGCGACGCGTCGAGCGTGACGGCAGCACCACGGTCGTGGCCGAGGGGCTGCCCACCCCGTACGGCGTGGCGTTGAGGGGCCGGTCGGCCTACGTGACGACCTGCTCCATCTGCGCCGACGGTGGTCAGGTGGTGAAGATCCGACTGCGCTGA